The sequence GACCTCTGGGAAGGACAAACAGATGAAGATGAGCTTGGCTTCACGTACGCTGAAGTCGATAAATTGCTCTATCAAATGATAGACTTGCGCCTATCCGATGAAGAACTCATAAAGAGTGGAACTTCTGCGGCGTTTTTGAGTAAAACAAGGCAACTTGTCGTGCGCAGTCAATTTAAGCGAATGACACCAGTGATTGCAAAACTTTCTGCACGCACACTGGGCGTTGATTTTCGCTATGCGCGCGATTGGCAAGCTGTCAAATAACTCTTGAACTCAATAGGTACAATGCAAAGCATTTTTCTGATTACTTTTGCTGCTTCCCAACGAAGCGACGAAAACACAAATGCACTGATTTTGAACACTAAAACGTCATCGCTGCGTGCCGAAATAGAGCTGAGCGGTGATCTCTGGGGCGGCGAGCAGTCACAACCACTCTATAACGAGGTAACGCGCCTGCTTGAAGCTGGGCACAAACACATTATCTTGGATATCAAAAATGTCTTTTTTGCAAATAGCTCAGGCGTAGGATTGCTGATTCGCTTGCATGTCAAAGCCGAAAAGCATGGTGCGAAGATCACAATTGCAAATCCTAATCCGAACCTCAAAAAGGTCTTTGAGACAATGAACCTCAATCAAGTAATGCATATTGTATCGGCATCCGTTTAGAGCTTATCACAGCGCCATCATGCGACTACAGGGCAGTGCATAACACTGCCTTTTTGCGTTCATGCCAATTTTGGCTGTAAAAAGATGCAAGCAAGTGTAAAGGGTAGAGTATTTGGAGAGTGTCAAGGGCGCATGGCACTTTTTTCACCACGCAGGTAAAGCAACCGCTCTGCAAAATCTCGGAAGGCACCATATCCACCACGTGCTTTGCACACATAGTGCACAATGGAGCGAATTGCAGGCAGTGCATCGTTGGGAGAGGCGGTCAAGCCCGATTCGCCAATGATGTGAAGAATATCCCAATCGTTCATATCGTCACCGATGTAAGCAAGATTTTCAACTTTCAAACATGTTTCTTTAAGGATGTGCTCAAGATGCGCACGTTTATCTTTGATACCAAGGTAGAGAAAGGGGAGATGAAGTTTTTCAGCACGTTTTTTGACACTGCCCGATTGCTCACCAGTGATAATTGCCGTTTCTATGCCAGCCAGTTTACGCAAACGCTCCACACCCATGCCATCACGGATAGAAAAACGCTTTAATTCTTCGCCGCGCTCGGAGTAATAGACGCCGGTGTCAGTCAAGACGCCGTCGTTATCGGTGAGCACAAGTTTGATGCGCGCGGCACGCTTCTTTTGTTCGGCAAGCGA comes from [Chlorobium] sp. 445 and encodes:
- a CDS encoding 3-deoxy-D-manno-octulosonate 8-phosphate phosphatase; the encoded protein is MPKKLSLAEQKKRAARIKLVLTDNDGVLTDTGVYYSERGEELKRFSIRDGMGVERLRKLAGIETAIITGEQSGSVKKRAEKLHLPFLYLGIKDKRAHLEHILKETCLKVENLAYIGDDMNDWDILHIIGESGLTASPNDALPAIRSIVHYVCKARGGYGAFRDFAERLLYLRGEKSAMRP